CAGTTAATATTTTATCATTAACAAGCAATCTTCCATTAAAATCAAATAATTGGTATTCAATAGGCTTAGAATTATAATCTTTTACCAGTAGATTAAGTAAGCTGGTTGTTGGATTAGGATAAAGAGTTAATTCAAGATTTATATTAGGATTATCAATTCCTAATAAAGTTTGAATTTCAAAGGGTTGCTGTATACCTTGTACTAATGATCCTATGGTATTATAGTTGACCTGTCCCATTGAATAGCTTAT
This region of Flavobacterium lacustre genomic DNA includes:
- a CDS encoding T9SS type A sorting domain-containing protein, translating into MENKKLLFIGAILSCTQINAQQAIVTSGGNASGNNGNISYSMGQVNYNTIGSLVQGIQQPFEIQTLLGIDNPNINLELTLYPNPTTSLLNLLVKDYNSKPIEYQLFDFNGRLLVNDKILTASTTIQMEHYPNAIYLLKVLESNKEVKTFKIIKTN